The DNA window GTGCATGGATGGCACCCCAAGACCAAATTCACGAAAAATTTGTATTCCCTGAGGAAGCTCTTCCCCGTGGTAACGCTCTCTAAATCTTTAGAGTTAGCGTTTGTAGCCCTCCCTGTGGGGGCTTTTTTTTTGGGCGTAACTGGGGTCATGAATGCGCTATCTTATGTAAATCTGCTAAATATGACGAATGAACATGCTGAAAAATCTCGATGGCCTCGGTGAACAGGCGATTAACCGCATTGCAACGGCGGCATTGGCTAGTCAAATGCGGGAGTCGGAATCTTTTTCTGTCAATGTCAAGGTCGATCCTCAGGAATTGTCTAAGGGAATTATTTCTTCGTTTGCGATGGAAGGAAAAAATGTGGTTACTTCTCAGGGGTTCCGGGCAACGGACTTTTCTTTGCTGATCGAAAATATTAGTGTTCATCCTTTTAAGGCACTGATGGGTAATGTGCAGTTGCGTGAACCGGCTTTTGGGAATGCGTTATTGGAAGTGGGTGCTACGGATTTAGAGGATGCTCTTTCTCGTAAGCTTAATGGGGTGATTCCGCAAGGTTTTATGATACAGACACTCAGCTGCGGTTTTGACCTACCGAATGTATTGCAAGTAAAGGTCGTATTAGTTGAGCAGAGTACTTCTGATGTTCATGGGCTCGATGCAAGGTTTGTTGTTGGCTATGACATTAATCAAAAGGCGATCGCCTTCCAGAGTAGTGAGTACTCAGAAAATAGGGAAAATTTTGATCGTGTTTTTGAGAGTTTAGGGACAACTTTATTAGATCTACTCAATCTCAATGGACTAATGTTTAGTGGGATGGAATTTAGCGTTAAGAGTATTAAGTTAACGGATAGCGCTTTGGAGTTGATGGCGATCGCCAAAATCACGTCTTTTCCTAAAGCGATTTAGATTGCGACAAAATATTGGCTGAGGAAAAAGGCAACGGCGGCACTTCCTACAGGAACGAGTAAGTTATCAACGCCTAGCTGGGCAAAACTTTCGAGGAACGTCGCGACAAGGGCGATTATTGCTGCAATTAGAATTTGTTGCCAAGCGAGTAGGCTCAAAGGGATGAGGAGAAGAAGGGCGATCGCCAAACTAACGAAAAACATAGTGGCCGTGCCTTCATAGCTTTTTTTATTACCGAATACTTTGTAAGGATGTTTGCCGAAGTTCGTGCCGATGACAGCAGCGAGACCATCACCCCAAGTCATCACAAGAATGCCGAGCGCTGCAAAATAAGGTTGGTGAATTGACCAAAACCACCAAATCAAAATTCCCATACTCAAGGCATAAAAAAACGAGCCAAGACTTTGGCGGCCAACGCTATTAATGCTCGGTAGGATTGGCAAAAAATAAGAAACTAACGCGATAATTCCGGCGACAAAAGCCGCTGCAACTCCCATTTCTCCGGGGATGTCGCCCAGCCACGCAATAAGAATGACATTTCCGCTACCAATATGCACAATTTTGCGAGTTAGTTCAGCGCTCATATTAGTTTTGCGGCTGAGTAGCTCTGCGCAGCCAACTAATGCACCAAGATAGGCCAGCACAATACCCATTGGAATGCGCAAACTGGGAGCCAATAAATAGGAAAAGAAATGCTGAAAATCCATCAGTAGGGTGTTAAAAAAGCGGGAATTGCACCCGCTAAATTATTATTTAGAATTTTTGTTGGAGCGCTTCATTACAGCGATCGCAGATAGTGGGGTCATCGTCAAAAGAACCCACGCTTAGGGAATAATTCCAGCAGCGATCGCACTTATGACCATCAGCTTTTTGGACGGCAACTTGCAATTTACCACCAGCTAGCTCAAGGGTGTCTTGATATTGCTCACCATCGAGAGAGTCAGTCACAAACTCAACTTGGGAAACTAACAGCAAATAACGTAATTCATCGACACGATTGCCGTCATTTAAGCCGCCTTCAGGATTGAGAGTCGCGAGCCAATCAGCCAATTTGCCATCAACATCACGCATCAAAACCTTCGCTTCGAGGGATGCACCAATCATTTTCTCGGTACGAGCCTTTTCGAGCACTTGGTTTACACCGTTGCGAATCTTGCGTAACTCTTCCCACTTCTGAAATAGCGCTTCATCGCCTGCCCATTTTTCGTCCAGCTCAAACCAGCCTGAGTTAAAGACAGACTTTTTGTTAGTTTCATAGGGAAGGTTCTGCCAAATATCCTCTGCCATATGGCAAAGTACCGGGGCGATCGCCTTGGTGAGCGTCTCCAGAATCATCGCAATAACAGTTTGGCAACTGCGGCGGCGAGGAGAATCCGCGTCAGAAATATAGAGGCGATCTTTAGCGATATCAAGGTAAAAATTCGAGAGATCAACCACGCAAAAATTCTGCACCTTTTGGAAGAATTTAAAGAATTGGAAACTCTCAAAGGCCTCCGTCACCTCACTAAAAACATTATGGGTTTGGTGAAGAATATATTTATCGAGATCTGCTAAATCTTCGTAGGCGATCGCATTTTTTGCCGGATCAAAATCATGGATATTGCCCAGTAGGAAGCGAGCCGTGTTGCGAATCTTGCGGTAAACATCAGCAAGTTGCTTGAGAATTGTTTGACCGATGGGCACATCCGAAGAATAATCCACAGAAGACACCCATAAACGCAACACATCAGCACCGTAGGGAGGCTCTTTTTTCTGGTTTTTGCCACCATTGATAATGATGTTCGGGTCAACAACATTACCGACGGACTTACTCATTTTGTAGCCCTTTTCATCCAACACAAAACCGTGGGTTAAAACCGTTTTGTAAGGCGCACAATTATTAACCGCAACGCTAGTCAGCAAGCTCGATTGGAACCAGCCGCGATGTTGGTCAGAGCCTTCCAAGTACATATCGACGGGATAGTCCATGCCTTCCCGCTGTTTCGCCACTGCCGCCCAAGAAGACCCAGAATCAAACCATACATCCATGGTGTCTGTGCCCTTGCGATAGGTACGACCATTATTGCGATAGCTTTCGGGCAACAACTCTTCCACAGGCTTTTGCCACCAAATGTTTGAGCCGTGCTCTGCAATTAGCTCTTTTGCATAATTAATGGTTTCTTCGTTGAGCAATTCCTCGTTAGTTTCCTCGTCATAGAAAACAGGAATCGGCACACCCCAAGTCCGCTGACGGGAAATACACCAATCACTGCGATCGCCGACCATGGGCGTAATACGATTTTCACCGATCGCCGGAATCCATTGCACATCTTTAATCGCCGCGAGAGCCTGATCACGGAACCCTTCTACCGACGCAAACCACTGTTCCGTTGCCCGGAAAATTGTCGGCTTTTTCGTGCGCCAATCGTAGGGATATTTGTGTTGATAGGCCTCTTCTTTCAATAAAGCGTCCTTACCTTTTAATGCTTCAATGATT is part of the [Limnothrix rosea] IAM M-220 genome and encodes:
- a CDS encoding DUF2993 domain-containing protein is translated as MNMLKNLDGLGEQAINRIATAALASQMRESESFSVNVKVDPQELSKGIISSFAMEGKNVVTSQGFRATDFSLLIENISVHPFKALMGNVQLREPAFGNALLEVGATDLEDALSRKLNGVIPQGFMIQTLSCGFDLPNVLQVKVVLVEQSTSDVHGLDARFVVGYDINQKAIAFQSSEYSENRENFDRVFESLGTTLLDLLNLNGLMFSGMEFSVKSIKLTDSALELMAIAKITSFPKAI
- a CDS encoding diacylglycerol/polyprenol kinase family protein, with amino-acid sequence MDFQHFFSYLLAPSLRIPMGIVLAYLGALVGCAELLSRKTNMSAELTRKIVHIGSGNVILIAWLGDIPGEMGVAAAFVAGIIALVSYFLPILPSINSVGRQSLGSFFYALSMGILIWWFWSIHQPYFAALGILVMTWGDGLAAVIGTNFGKHPYKVFGNKKSYEGTATMFFVSLAIALLLLIPLSLLAWQQILIAAIIALVATFLESFAQLGVDNLLVPVGSAAVAFFLSQYFVAI
- the ileS gene encoding isoleucine--tRNA ligase is translated as MTEAKSYKNTVNLPKTKFDMRANAPKKEPEIQKFWQEQQIYETLAAENPGNTFTLHDGPPYANGDLHMGHALNKVLKDIINKYKLLQGHKIRYVPGWDCHGLPIELKVLQNMNEETRKNLTPLKLRYKARDFALKTQKKQAESFKRYGVWGDWENPYLTLTPDYEAAQIEVFGAMALKGYIYRGLKPVHWSPSSQTALAEAELEYPEGHTSQSIYVSFPITELSDTAQEVLGDYGSSLGVAIWTTTPWTLPGNLAVAINPDLEYAVVETDGTLCAQKYLIVAKDLAETLTGTFESALAIKASFKGEVIEKCTYQHPLFDRQSPVVAGGDYITTESGTGLVHTAPGHGQEDYITGQKYGLPLLSPVDAEGTLTAEAGDFAGLNVLDGANDKIIEALKGKDALLKEEAYQHKYPYDWRTKKPTIFRATEQWFASVEGFRDQALAAIKDVQWIPAIGENRITPMVGDRSDWCISRQRTWGVPIPVFYDEETNEELLNEETINYAKELIAEHGSNIWWQKPVEELLPESYRNNGRTYRKGTDTMDVWFDSGSSWAAVAKQREGMDYPVDMYLEGSDQHRGWFQSSLLTSVAVNNCAPYKTVLTHGFVLDEKGYKMSKSVGNVVDPNIIINGGKNQKKEPPYGADVLRLWVSSVDYSSDVPIGQTILKQLADVYRKIRNTARFLLGNIHDFDPAKNAIAYEDLADLDKYILHQTHNVFSEVTEAFESFQFFKFFQKVQNFCVVDLSNFYLDIAKDRLYISDADSPRRRSCQTVIAMILETLTKAIAPVLCHMAEDIWQNLPYETNKKSVFNSGWFELDEKWAGDEALFQKWEELRKIRNGVNQVLEKARTEKMIGASLEAKVLMRDVDGKLADWLATLNPEGGLNDGNRVDELRYLLLVSQVEFVTDSLDGEQYQDTLELAGGKLQVAVQKADGHKCDRCWNYSLSVGSFDDDPTICDRCNEALQQKF